From the Girardinichthys multiradiatus isolate DD_20200921_A chromosome 22, DD_fGirMul_XY1, whole genome shotgun sequence genome, one window contains:
- the mrpl2 gene encoding 39S ribosomal protein L2, mitochondrial has product MALSCLTRALRSLTLSQPALLSSQALAQLRLGAQVPSAVSQCRGFLTTASLEQNRTFWKQRDKYSIKPMGMKKTGGRDHTGRVRTHGIGGGHKQKYRWVDFQRLRYEPKKDGQPFEEKVVEVRYDPCRSADIALVAGGNRKRWIIATENMQAGDIVKTSGVIGRMAVSANEGDAYPLGAIPVGTLVNNLEVQPGRGSEYIRAAGTSGVLLRKVNGTAIVQLPSKQQVQVLETCMVTVGRVSNIDHNKRIIGKAGRNRWLGIRPSSGLWKRKGGWAGRKIKPLPPMKSYVNLPLISAN; this is encoded by the exons ATGGCGTTGTCATGTTTAACACGAGCCCTGCGTTCGCTGACTCTTTCCCAGCCTGCTCTGCTCTCCTCACAG GCGCTCGCTCAGCTGAGGCTGGGAGCTCAGGTACCCAGTGCAGTCAGCCAGTGCAGAGGCTTCCTGACCACAGCCTCTCTGGAGCAGAACAGGACATTCTGGAAGCAGAGGGACAAGTACAGCATAAAGCCAATGGGGATGAAAAAGACCGGAGGCAGAGATCATACGG GAAGGGTACGCACACACGGCATTGGTGGAGGCCACAAACAGAAGTACCGGTGGGTGGACTTTCAGCGATTACGTTATGAACCCAAGAAAGACGGTCAGCCTTTTGAAGAGAAGGTTGTCGAGGTGCGATACGACCCATGCAG GTCAGCTGATATTGCTCTGGTAGCGGGAGGCAACCGGAAAAGGTGGATCATTGCAACAGAGAACATGCAGGCTGGAGACATCGTTAAAACGTCTGGTGTTATTGGACGCATGGCAG TATCAGCAAATGAAGGGGATGCCTACCCACTGGGGGCTATTCCTGTGGGGACACTAGTGAACAACCTGGAGGTGCAGCCGGGCAGAGGATCAGAGTACATACGTGCTGCAG GCACAAGTGGCGTTTTGCTGCGTAAAGTAAACGGGACTGCAATCGTTCAGCTGCCTTCGAAGCAGCAGGTCCAG GTGTTGGAGACCTGCATGGTAACGGTGGGTCGCGTGTCAAACATCGACCACAACAAACGAATCATTGGGAAAGCCGGTCGCAACCGCTGGCTCGGCATCCGCCCGTCCAGCGGCTTGTGGAAGAGGAAAGGAGGCTGGGCGGGGCGGAAGATTAAACCGCTGCCTCCGATGAAGAGCTACGTCAACCTGCCCTTGATCTCTGCTAACTAA